A region of Necator americanus strain Aroian chromosome I, whole genome shotgun sequence DNA encodes the following proteins:
- a CDS encoding hypothetical protein (NECATOR_CHRI.G1669.T2), whose product MHAINSKEKPCSWICESNLVNYKEFLKTAEDHSNITESLLDGCAKDIEFAKFVNDPVDKECTNICEKLIPRIVGNEQLKKDLLEDSTTMASMFEFCDNYDYSSK is encoded by the exons atGCACGCAATAAACAGCAAAGAGAAACCATGTAGTTGGATTTGTGAGTCGAATTTAGTCAATTACAAAGAATTCCTTAAAACGGCCGAGGACCACAGTAACATCACTGAG TCTCTGCTCGATGGCTGCGCTAAAGATATAGAGTTTGCAAAGTTTGTAAACGACCCTGTCGACAAGGAGTGCACGAACATCTGCGAGAAGCTGATACCAAGGATTGTTGGGAACGAGCAGCTCAAAAAAGATCTACTGGAG gacagCACTACGATGGCTTCAATGTTTGAGTTCTGTGATAACTACGACTACAGCAGCAAGTAA
- a CDS encoding hypothetical protein (NECATOR_CHRI.G1669.T1), with protein MNFAFVIFFSTMHAINSKEKPCSWICESNLVNYKEFLKTAEDHSNITESLLDGCAKDIEFAKFVNDPVDKECTNICEKLIPRIVGNEQLKKDLLEDSTTMASMFEFCDNYDYSSK; from the exons ATGAATTTCgctttcgttatttttttctccacgatGCACGCAATAAACAGCAAAGAGAAACCATGTAGTTGGATTTGTGAGTCGAATTTAGTCAATTACAAAGAATTCCTTAAAACGGCCGAGGACCACAGTAACATCACTGAG TCTCTGCTCGATGGCTGCGCTAAAGATATAGAGTTTGCAAAGTTTGTAAACGACCCTGTCGACAAGGAGTGCACGAACATCTGCGAGAAGCTGATACCAAGGATTGTTGGGAACGAGCAGCTCAAAAAAGATCTACTGGAG gacagCACTACGATGGCTTCAATGTTTGAGTTCTGTGATAACTACGACTACAGCAGCAAGTAA
- a CDS encoding hypothetical protein (NECATOR_CHRI.G1670.T1): MQLLHGSKEKNKWIIRRFQSMAYSYLMILLTSCVKRTGSFSILGNHSGSHSQLENEGCHEVDEHRCAF, from the exons ATGCAGCTGTTACATGGatcaaaggagaaaaataaatggattatca GGAGATTTCAATCAATGGCATACTCCTATCTCATGATACTGCTTACGTCTTGTGTCAAACGAACCGGCAGTTTTTCAATTCTCGGCAATCACAGCGGATCACATTCGCAACTTGAGAACGAAGGTTGCCATGAGGTAGACGAACATCGTTGCGCTTTCTGA